A genomic stretch from Erigeron canadensis isolate Cc75 chromosome 9, C_canadensis_v1, whole genome shotgun sequence includes:
- the LOC122583663 gene encoding putative pectinesterase 14, whose product MNTKRCKLFRLYVITIALVFIIISLYAKNSNITTILSFSNSNLDIVKRAIEPSGIYEFLSIINQNFNPLHSRQKLSCDENKWKSPLIKKYGVATVLTVDQKGCGTFKTFQKAVDAVPGNSPKPTLIIFDSGTYTEKVAVPKSKSNLIIQGQGYLNTFLSWNATASSSNGTVFSYSVAIYAPKFTAYNISFKNTAPPSNGDAAGGQAVALKVAGDQAAFYNCGFYGHQDTLLDFQGRHYFKNCYIEGTWDFICGNGRSLYENCTLNSVAKGRGAVAAQKRGSLQEKTGFSFVNCKLGGTGKILLGRAWGEYSTTVFIKTSMTSIVSPEGWDNWKDPSRNQKVFFGEYNCTGPGANPKGRVKFAKQLSAADAKPYMDISYIDGNDWLPKDVNT is encoded by the exons ATGAATACCAAAAGATGCAAATTGTTTCGGCTATATGTCATTACCATTGCCCTCGTCTTCATAATCATTTCTTTGTACGCAAAAAATTCAAACATAACTACTATTCTCTCTTTCTCAAATTCAAATCTCGATATTGTCAAAAGGGCCATCGAGCCAAGTGGAATTTACGAGTTCTTATCTATCATAAACCAAAATTTTAACCCTCTTCATAGTCGACAAAAGCTATCTTGTGATGAAAACAAGTGGAAGTCTCCGCTCATCAAAAAATATGGGGTGGCGACTGTTTTGACAGTTGATCAAAAGGGTTGTGGCACGTTCAAAACCTTTCAAAAGGCCGTCGATGCTGTTCCTGGAAATTCCCCAAAACCAACACTTATAATATTTGATTCGGGCACATACAC GGAGAAAGTAGCAGTGCCAAAAAGTAAGTCTAATTTGATAATTCAAGGCCAAGGTTATCTCAATACATTTCTTTCTTGGAACGCCACTGCAAGCTCAAGCAACGGTACTGTTTTCAGCTACTCTGTTGCCATTTATGCTCCAAAGTTCACAGCTTATAACATCAGTTTTAAG AACACAGCTCCTCCCTCAAACGGAGATGCGGCTGGAGGCCAGGCAGTTGCGTTGAAAGTGGCGGGCGATCAAGCAGCTTTTTATAATTGTGGGTTCTATGGACATCAAGATACTCTCCTTGATTTTCAAGGAAGGCATTATTTCAAGAATTGTTACATTGAAGGAACATGGGATTTTATATGTGGAAATGGTAGATCACTCTATGAG AATTGTACATTGAACTCGGTAGCAAAGGGCCGTGGAGCAGTAGCAGCACAAAAAAGGGGCTCGTTGCAAGAGAAAACAGGGTTTTCATTTGTGAATTGTAAACTTGGAGGAACGGGTAAGATATTGCTTGGGAGGGCTTGGGGTGAGTATTCAACCACTGTGTTCATAAAAACATCAATGACATCAATTGTTTCTCCTGAAGGCTGGGATAATTGGAAAGATCCCTCTAGAAATCA GAAAGTTTTCTTTGGAGAATATAACTGCACTGGTCCAGGAGCAAATCCCAAAGGTCGAGTAAAATTTGCAAAACAACTAAGCGCTGCAGATGCAAAACCTTACATGGATATCTCTTACATAGATGGAAACGATTGGCTTCCTAAAGACGTCAATACTTAG
- the LOC122583664 gene encoding putative pectinesterase 14: protein MNNRRNRFFWLYVITIALFSVIISFYTKNSFYTKNSNINNRIDILRRTIEQNGIYDLFTFLNKNYNPLLSQSKLSCDANKWKSPLIAKYGVTTVLTVDQKGCGKFNTFKKAVDAVPENSPKPTLIIFDSGTYTEKVDVPKTKTNLIIQGQGYLNTFLSWNANAASSNGTVFSYSVGIFAPKFMAYDISFKNTARPPNPGEIGAQAVALRVGADQAAFYNCGFYGHQDTLHDDLGRHYFKNCFIEGTTDFVFGNGRSLYENCTLNSVASGPGINGAVAAQQRSSLEEKTGFSFVNCKLGGKGNIWLGRAWGVYSTTVFIKTSMTAIVAPEGWNNWKDPSREQKVFFGEHACTGPGANPKGRVKYAKQLSAADAKPYMDISYIDGNEWLPKDINT from the exons atgaacaaCAGAAGAAACAGATTTTTTTGGCTATATGTCATTACGATTGCCCTTTTTTCCGTAATAATTTCTTTCTACACCAAAAACTCTTTCTACACCAAAAACtcaaacataaataatagaATCGATATCCTTAGAAGGACCATCGAGCAAAATGGAATTTATGATCTCTTTACTTTCTTAAACAAGAACTATAACCCTCTGCTTAGTCAAAGTAAGCTTTCTTGTGATGCCAATAAATGGAAGTCTCCACTCATAGCAAAGTATGGGGTGACGACTGTTTTGACCGTTGATCAAAAGGGCTGTGGCAAGTTCAACACCTTTAAAAAGGCAGTGGATGCTGTTCCGGAAAATTCTCCCAAACCAACACTTATAATATTTGATTCAGGCACATACAC GGAGAAAGTCGATGTGCCAAAAACCAAGACTAATCTAATAATACAAGGCCAGGGTTATCTCAATACGTTTCTCTCTTGGAACGCCAATGCAGCTTCAAGTAACGGCACTGTTTTCAGCTACTCTGTTGGCATTTTTGCTCCAAAGTTCATGGCTTATGATATCAGCTTTAAG AACACAGCTCGTCCCCCAAACCCAGGTGAGATTGGAGCTCAGGCAGTTGCGCTGAGAGTCGGGGCAGATCAAGCAGCTTTTTATAATTGTGGCTTTTATGGACATCAAGATACTCTCCATGATGATCTAGGAAGGCATTATTTCAAGAATTGTTTCATTGAAGGAACCACAGATTTTGTCTTTGGAAATGGTAGATCACTCTATGAG AACTGTACACTGAATTCGGTAGCAAGTGGCCCAGGGATCAATGGAGCAGTAGCAGCACAACAAAGAAGCTCATTGGAAGAGAAAACGGGGTTTTCATTTGTGAATTGTAAGCTTGGAGGAAAGGGTAATATATGGCTTGGGAGAGCTTGGGGTGTATATTCAACTActgtttttataaaaacatcaATGACGGCAATTGTTGCTCCTGAAGGATGGAATAACTGGAAAGACCCCTCTAGAGAACA GAAAGTTTTCTTCGGAGAACATGCGTGCACTGGTCCAGGAGCAAATCCCAAAGGTCGAGtgaaatatgcaaaacaacttAGCGCTGCAGATGCAAAACCTTACATGGATATCTCTTACATTGATGGGAATGAATGGCTTCCTAAAGACATTAACACTTAG